Proteins encoded by one window of Lathyrus oleraceus cultivar Zhongwan6 chromosome 1, CAAS_Psat_ZW6_1.0, whole genome shotgun sequence:
- the LOC127094071 gene encoding uncharacterized protein LOC127094071 gives MALRVNRNQNADDIIGQVQHDDVAADNNLVAIVERIMVQNRVNFSLRRPNYTSPLSKYILQAEAPPRTKIPKFTKFSGDTTESTVEHVARYLIEARDMSNNKSLRIIFFPSSLTKNAFTRFTTLPQSSIHTWNQLGRMFHEQFYMGQTKISLKELASIKRKFTEPIDDYLNRFRLLKARCFIQIPEHELVKMVVVGLDYSIRKKLDTQYLRDMAQLADRVRQLERLKEEKARANKGKRVAYVDFRNDDEGSCDGLSDFDDNEIDPSELTQGPPYACKVLAPSNGKSPVEPEKRDKFPKKTYTFDVTKCDEIFYLLVKDGQMIVPPGAKVPHLEQRKKRGFCKYHGFLDHKTSQCFLFRDLVQNVIQEV, from the coding sequence ATGGCATTAAGGGTGAATAGAAACCAAAATGCTGATGATATCATAGGGCAAGTTCAACATGACGATGTGGCAGCAGATAATAATCTAGTAGCTATAGTCGAAAGAATTATGGTTCAAAATAGGGTAAATTTTAGCCTTAGAAGGCCAAATTATACGTCACCTTTGTCAAAGTATATCTTGCAGGCAGAAGCACCCCCTAGAAccaaaatccccaaattcactAAGTTTTCTGGGGATACCACTGAGTCCACTGTCGAGCACGTGGCTAGATATTTAATTGAGGCTAGAGATATGTCAAACAATAAGAGCCTTAGGATAATTTTTTTTCCAAGTTCTCTCACAAAGAATGCTTTCACACGGTTCACCACCTTGCCCCAAAGTTCGATCCACACTTGGAACCAACTGGGAAGAatgttccatgaacagttttacatggGGCAAACGAAGATAAGTTTGAAGGAATTGGCTAGTATTAAGCGAAAGTTCACTGAGCCAATTGATGACTATTTAAATAGGTTTCGATTACTCAAAGCTAGGTGTTTTATACAAATACCAGAGCATGAACTGGTCAAAATGGTTGTTGTGGGCCTCGACTATTCGATTAGGAAGAAATTGGATACTCAATACCTGAGGGATATGGCCCAATTGGCTGACAGGGTTCGACAGTTGGAACGTTTGAAAGAAGAAAAGGCTAGGGCAAATAAAGGTAAAAGGGTAGCCTATGTCGATTTCAGGAATGATGATGAAGGCTCCTGCGACGGACTTTCAGACTTCGACGACAATGAGATCGACCCTTCTGAACTGACACAAGGACCGCCATATGCGTGCAAAGTTTTAGCACCTTCGAATGGGAAAAGTCCTGTCGAACCAGAAAAGAGAGACAAATTTCCTAAGAAAACTTATACGTTCGACGTTACAAAATGTGACGAAATTTTTTATTTGTTAGTCAAAGATGGTCAAATGATAGTACCTCCGGGTGCTAAAGTACCCCATTTAGAgcaaagaaagaaaagaggatTTTGCAAATACCATGGTTTTCTGGATCATAAAAcgtctcaatgttttctttttAGGGATCTTGTGCAAAATGTCATCCAGgaagtgtag